One Euphorbia lathyris chromosome 1, ddEupLath1.1, whole genome shotgun sequence DNA segment encodes these proteins:
- the LOC136205662 gene encoding uncharacterized protein: MEVDSVNSSGTKMWSCSVMEAMMVETAISAFKSLACVVFFAGTLLDDIYSSPVPTFLDERFPLDELFKKQQPDAENKDASDTEDDDDDEDDDNAEQDDDDAGDEDFSAEEGDEEADPEDDPEANGEGASDNEDDDDDDDDGDEDDDDDGDEEEDEDEEEEDEEVPQPPSKKRK, from the exons ATGGAGGTGGATAGTGTCAATTCTTCCGGGACTAAAATGTGGTCTTGCTCTGTCATGGAGGCTATGATGGTGGAGACTGCTATTTCCGCTTTCAAGTCTCTTGCCTGCGTCGTCTTTTTT GCTGGAACTTTGCTGGATGATATATATTCATCACCAGTGCCCACTTTCCTGGATGAGAG GTTTCCTTTGGATGAACTTTTCAAGAAGCAGCAACCTGATGCAGAAAACAAAGATGCTAGTGATACAGAAGATGACGATGACGACGAAGATGATGACAATGCAGAGCAGGATGATGATGATGCAGGTGACGAAGATTTCTCTGCCGAAGAAGGTGATGAGGAAGCAGATCCTGAGGACGATCCTGAAGCCAATGGAGAAGGAGCAAGCGATAATGAGGATGATGATGACGACGATGATGATGGTGATGAAGATGACGACGATGATGGTGATGAAGAAGAGGacgaagatgaggaagaagaggatGAAGAGGTTCCCCAGCCACCTTCAAAGAAGAGGAAGTGA